In Bacteroidota bacterium, the DNA window CCTATAATACTTTGTTTTATGGCATTGGCGATTGGGGGCTCGACCGCACCATTGGCTGGGGATGGGCGATCACCAATTTCGTCTGGTGGATAGGGATAGGGCATGCCGGGACATTTATTTCTGCAATCCTGCTCCTGTTCGAACAACGCTGGAGAAACAGCATTAACCGGGCGGCAGAAGCCATGACCATCATCGCGATACTCTGTGCCGCGTTTTTTCCGGTGATCCACATGGGAAGAGTCTTTCTGGGCTTCTTTATCTTTCCCTATTTCAATACCCGGAACCTTTGGGTCAACTTTAATTCGCCCCTGCTTTGGGACGTGTTCGCCATCAGTACCTATTTCATTGTTTCCCTGCTTTTCTGGTACACAGGACTGATCCCCGACCTGGCCCTATTGGCGGAAAAGGTTAAAAGGAAGACAAGCAGGTTGATCTATCGGAAACTCAGCATAAACTGGACCGGATCATCACAGAATTGGCATAACCATGGCCTTCTTACCTGGATCATGGCGGGAATAGCCACTCCACTGGTCATTTCTGTGCATTCCATTGTCAGTATGGACTTTGCGACTTCCATCGTACCCGGATGGCATTCCACCATTTTTCCACCCTATTTTGTTGCCGGAGCCATCTTTTCAGGATTTGCCATGGTACAGACTCTACTGATCATAACCAGGAAAATGCTGCATCTTGAAGATTATATCACCCGAAGGCATTTTGAGAACATGAACAAGATTATCCTGGTTACCGGACTGATAGTGGCTGCGGCGTACTTTTCGGAGATTATTCTGGCATTCTACAGTGGTGATGAATTTGAGATCTATGCCATCCTGAACCGGATGACGGGCCCTTATGCCCCTTACTTCTGGGTAATGTTGTGCTGTAATGTATTGATCCCGCAATTGCTTTGGGTCAAAAAACTCAGGAGAAGCCTCACTTTTGCCTTTTTTGCCAGCATCCTCATCAATGTTGGAATGTGGCTGGAAAGGTATGTTATCGTTGTTGCTTCTCTCCACCGCGATCACCTTCCGTCTGCCTGGTCGGTGTTTCATCCGACACTCACAGATATCGGACTGCTGGTCGGCTCATTCGGGTTCTTTTTTGCGGTTTTCCTGCTTTTTGTCAGGATATTTCCGATTATTTCAATCTATGAAGTCAAACATTTAATCCACGAAAATAAAAACCATGCAATATGAACATAACCGGTGTGTATGAAAACGAACATTACCTGATGAAGGGAATTGAACTTACCCGTCAAAGCAAGGCGGAAGTCAAGGATGTGCTTACACCTTTTCCCATATCCTCCGAAAGAACCCGGGAAACCGGTTTTTACGATTCCATCCCTGCTGTCGGACTGATCAGCGGATTGCTTGGCATTGTGACAGGTATGCTTTTCCAGATCTGGGTTTCAGTGTTCGCCTATCCGATGCAATATGGCGGTAAACCCTTTCTCTCAATCTTATCCTATATCCCTGTGATGTTTGAACTGGCCATACTGTTTTCCGCCATTGCCATGGCCACCCTTTTCTTTGTTAAACTGAAGCAGAGGAAACGCTTGAGCCGCGCACAAGCCGAACAAATCACCGTCGACAGGTTTGTCCTGAAAATCGAATGGACAAGAGGCAATGAAGGGGAGGTCGTAAACTTTGTGGAAAGGCTTAAAAAAGAAACCAGTGTGAAAGATGTTGTAATCCAGGTTTGATCATGAATATTTTCAGGATGAGCGGAAATATTTCAAGGATGCTGGTCATCGTAGCCTGGGCATTTACATTGCTTGCTTTACTAACTGTATGGTTGACGGTTGGCCGGATGAATAACATTCTTTCAATATTGTTATTAGATGCATTCCTTTTTGCAGGGATGGGGCTTTTTGCAGGATTGTTCTTCAGTATGCATACGTTGGGCAATGCTCACTGGATCAATGAAATCCGCTTTGAGCTGAAAGGAATGATGGTATTGCTTATTGCAATGCTGCCGGCATTTGCATTTATCCTTTTCTTCCTGCCGGATCTGTATCCATGGTTCAATGATACGGAGCTAAGTGTCTTTCAAAAGGCTTATTTCCAATCCTGGACTTTTGTACTCAGGAATGTTATGTACTTTACGGTGTGGGTGATCCTGCTGGGAGTTTTTAGACGATACGATCCTTTTTCATGTTATAATGAAGGAATTCGAAAGTATTCTGCAGTTTTTCTTGTTTTTACAGGAATAATGATCACACCGTTTTCCTGGGACTGGCTTATGTCGCTTGATATTCACTGGCATAGCACCCTCTACGGGTGGTATGTACTGTCGGGGATACTTTCCGGCGGAACCGCATTCCTTATCCTGGTTTTCTGGTTTTGCAGGAAGAAGGATAAAGTATGGAAGAACCCTCAGCCGGTGAGGCTCTACCTCGCCAGGTACCTCTTCGCATTCAGTATTGTTTGGATGTACCTGTGGTATGTTCAGTTTTTCCTGGTCTGGTACGCCAACCTGCCCGGCGAAACCATTTATTATATCGAAAAGATAAGGGATTTTCCGGTTTTGTT includes these proteins:
- a CDS encoding DUF3341 domain-containing protein; its protein translation is MNITGVYENEHYLMKGIELTRQSKAEVKDVLTPFPISSERTRETGFYDSIPAVGLISGLLGIVTGMLFQIWVSVFAYPMQYGGKPFLSILSYIPVMFELAILFSAIAMATLFFVKLKQRKRLSRAQAEQITVDRFVLKIEWTRGNEGEVVNFVERLKKETSVKDVVIQV
- the nrfD gene encoding polysulfide reductase NrfD encodes the protein MSESLITGNKSYADVTADILRPLLHKPGRLWYLGMILSLGGLAFGLIATYNTLFYGIGDWGLDRTIGWGWAITNFVWWIGIGHAGTFISAILLLFEQRWRNSINRAAEAMTIIAILCAAFFPVIHMGRVFLGFFIFPYFNTRNLWVNFNSPLLWDVFAISTYFIVSLLFWYTGLIPDLALLAEKVKRKTSRLIYRKLSINWTGSSQNWHNHGLLTWIMAGIATPLVISVHSIVSMDFATSIVPGWHSTIFPPYFVAGAIFSGFAMVQTLLIITRKMLHLEDYITRRHFENMNKIILVTGLIVAAAYFSEIILAFYSGDEFEIYAILNRMTGPYAPYFWVMLCCNVLIPQLLWVKKLRRSLTFAFFASILINVGMWLERYVIVVASLHRDHLPSAWSVFHPTLTDIGLLVGSFGFFFAVFLLFVRIFPIISIYEVKHLIHENKNHAI